From the genome of Tachypleus tridentatus isolate NWPU-2018 chromosome 6, ASM421037v1, whole genome shotgun sequence:
acaattgcAAACTTATTAACTGTCTTGATACATATGATAATCTGAAGATTTGGGCTGCACAAAGTTAAGGTGGTCCTTTGTGTCCATCAAACAACAAAAGCTATGGTGATTTGAAAGATAACCATAATTATATCATAGAAAATGTGCTATTAGCAGAAATGTCAATCTTATGTCAAACAATTTTCTTAACCTTAATACGTGTTGGGGGGTATTATTATAGTCTATGGATCGTTTTTCATTTAACTTGTGCATGGTTGttctcttttatttgtttttttgctgaaattatgaataatttataagtattttcagaagtataatatgtaatttttttttattgttcccaAATTTAATGTGTATGATTTTTCCGCTTTCATAAATATCATCTTATTATTTGTATCTTGCATGCCTTGACTAAAATTTTGCATGTTATAAGCATTTATGTTGCATGTAGTATTTGCTTGCTGCatatcaatttgtttttttagCCAGTATTTCAGCAGTTTCTTGCTCATGCTTTTAAATATTGCAATGTTTTGTGCTTTCTTGGTGATAGCATTGATCCTACCTTAACAGCTGAGATGTCTAATACATAATTCATCATCTGAGATGAAAGAAGATTAAACTTAGTTCACTGGAATTCTTGTCAAACAATCAATGGAACTTTTAAATTCCCAGTTGCCCAACTACTACAGCAAGAGTCTTGGAAAGAAGTTAAGGATCATCAGAAAGATGGGTTGAAGACTGAGCAAAGGATGACTTCAACTTCTCAGGAAGAAATTTTACAAGTAAAGGAGAGTGAAGACATGTTGCAGGTCAAATATATTGTGGAGCAAGAGTCAACTTTAAAGGAATTTGAAGGTAAAGAAGAAAAATGGGAAGAATTGGAAAAACCAGAGGAAGTTACTGAAAAGGAAGATATGTCAGCATGTGAAGAAGTAGAAAACCCATTAGAACATTTAGAATTTGAACACATAACTGGATCACAAACACCTAAAGAAGTAGAAAGaccattaaaacatttaaaatttgagCCTATAACTGGATCACAACCACTTGAAGAAGAGGAAAAGTTTGAATCATTAGAAAAGTCTTTGGAAGAAATACAAGAAGATCAAACTCTTCTTTCAGTAGAATCTGTTTCTGAAACAGAAGTAGAAGATCAGGAATgggaaaaaatagaaaaatttgaGGAAGAAAAGTTATCTCCATTTGAAGAATTAGAAAAACTAGAAAATCAGTCAAAAGAATTTAAGTTGGTGCTTGAACAGGAAATTGTTGCAGAAAAAGATGGATCTGAACAATGGGAAAAGCTAGAAAAGTCAAAAGATGCAATTATGAAAAAAGCAGAAGTGAATCTTTTTACTGAGTCGGAGTCTCTTTTAGAGAAAAAAGAGCCTTCATTGGAACTTGAGTCTGGTATAGAAGAAACGTTTAAAGAGCCAAAAGCCATGCCATTAAATCTGTCTGAACCAtttgtagaaaaacaaaacaaagaatataatattccTCTAGAATTggaaaaacatattaaacaagaTGTTATGTTTGTAGCTGAACCTGAATATGTTGTTGTAAAAACAgagatgaaaacaaatatacatgatGAGGAGCCAGAAAAGACACAAGAAACAGAagataagtttataattgagcctgaacttttaaagaaaacagaaatggAAGATCAGAAGCCAGAAATGGAAGAACTACTAAAACCAGTTGTTGCATTTGAATTTGAGCATACTGAAGAAATGCCAGGAATAGAAGTTCAAGAAGTTAAACCTGTATTTGACAaagaagaaataagaaaacaagaaatgcCAATGGTATCAGATTTCAAACAAACAGTTCAAACAATTGAAACTGAGCCCATATTAAAAGCAACAATGAAAGAGGAACTTCAACAActagaaaaaaaatcatgaaactgaccttattttaaaaacaacattaaaggaAGAACttgaacaacaaaacaaaactatagaaTTGGATGTTAAGCCTGTGGGTGAACTTAAAATCATTGTTAAAAAGTCAGaagtaaaagacaaaaaaacTGACGAATTAGAGAAATCTGTAGAAACAGAAGTTGAATCTGTGGTTGAACTTGAGCCATTTGTAGATTTAATAGATGAAGAAGAACCTAAAGGATctaaactaaagaaagaacaaCAGCCTAATGAAATAGCtgaacaactaaaacaaaatatcaagcATGTGCTTGGTAGTGAATCAGttgtaaatttaattaaaaaaaaatgaaaaagaaccTAAAGAATCAAAGTTAGAGTTCAAACCTTTAGTTGTTACTGATTCTGACATAAAATTTTCAGCAGAGGTAGTAAAAGAACTTGAACTTGACAAAACAGGAGAGCCAGAAGTTGAACCTGTAGTGAAAATTGAGTCAGTTGTAGAAGTAGTAGAGGAAGAAGAGCAAgaactaaaaaaatcaaaacaggaAGTCAGATTTGTAGCTGTTAATGAGGAAGATAAAAGagtaaagaactagaaaaatcAGTGCAACCAGAAGTTTTTCCCATTGTTGGAACAGAGCTTGTTGTCATTAAGCAGAAAGAAGGACAAACACTTGAACAAGCATTAAAACCCAAAATTATTCCTCTGTTTGGTATTGATCTTGTCACAAAACCACCAGAAGAAGATGAGAAAATGCCTAAGAAACTGACAGAAATAGGAGAACCAGAGATTAATCCTGTGACTGAACTTGAGTTTACCATTGACCATCATGGACAAcaagaaaaacttgaaaaatatgtgGAATCAAGAGGCATACATGAGACACAACATGAACCTGTTGTAGATTTAATAGATGAGGTCCTTAAAGAGTCAAAACCAGAAACCAAACTTACAGTTGTAACTCATCTTAGCATAAAACCACTAGACAGTGAGCTTGAAAACTGGTGACAACTGGTGAAGTAGAAGTGAAACCAATTGTTGGACAAGAGCCTGTTGTTGAACAAGAACCACAAGAACAAGTAGTTAATCCTCTAGTTTTTACTAGCGTTGTCACAAAATCTCCAGAAGAGAAAGATGAAAGTCATGAAGAAttagaaaaattagaaaaaccAGAATTTAGGACTGTTGATGAAACGGAGGTTATTGTTGACCAACAAGAAGAACAAAAATGTGAAGAATTTGTTGAATCAGTAGTCATATCTATGGTTGAAGTTGAGCCTGTTGTCAATCAAGAAAAAAAAGAGCAAAAACTTGAAGAAGTTGAATCTGTAACTGTTCTTGATTATATCAGAGAACCACCAGGAAAGGACAGGAAAGAGCTTGAAGAACTAGAAGAAATGGGAGAGTCAAAAACCAAACTTATTACTGAACCAGAATTTATTGTTAGTGAAGGAGAACTAAAGTGTTTACAGTCAGAAGGACAAGAGATCAAACTTGTAGCTTTTACTGATTTTGTCACAAAAGTATCAGAAGAGGAAGGAAAAAA
Proteins encoded in this window:
- the LOC143252999 gene encoding uncharacterized protein LOC143252999 — its product is MTSTSQEEILQVKESEDMLQVKYIVEQESTLKEFEGKEEKWEELEKPEEVTEKEDMSACEEVENPLEHLEFEHITGSQTPKEVERPLKHLKFEPITGSQPLEEEEKFESLEKSLEEIQEDQTLLSVESVSETEVEDQEWEKIEKFEEEKLSPFEELEKLENQSKEFKLVLEQEIVAEKDGSEQWEKLEKSKDAIMKKAEVNLFTESESLLEKKEPSLELESGIEETFKEPKAMPLNLSEPFVEKQNKEYNIPLELEKHIKQDVMFVAEPEYVVVKTEMKTNIHDEEPEKTQETEDKFIIEPELLKKTEMEDQKPEMEELLKPVVAFEFEHTEEMPGIEVQEVKPVFDKEEIRKQEMPMVSDFKQTVQTIETEPILKATMKEELQQLEKKS